Proteins encoded together in one Candidatus Sulfotelmatobacter sp. window:
- a CDS encoding PspC domain-containing protein: MYCNYCGKVIQDDANVCAYCGLRVGASLARTKLVRPRLGRKIAGVCLGFAEYFDIDVSLVRVVWLITAIMTCVGFIPYFIAWIVLPEEPYLLPAHGVSGQSVATQ; this comes from the coding sequence ATGTATTGCAACTACTGCGGAAAAGTCATACAGGATGACGCCAATGTTTGCGCCTATTGCGGCCTTCGCGTCGGCGCTTCGCTGGCTCGAACCAAGCTGGTGCGTCCGCGCCTGGGGCGAAAAATCGCCGGCGTCTGCCTCGGCTTCGCAGAATATTTCGACATCGATGTGAGTCTGGTGCGCGTGGTGTGGCTGATCACGGCGATCATGACCTGCGTCGGTTTTATCCCGTACTTCATCGCGTGGATTGTTCTGCCAGAAGAGCCCTACCTGCTGCCGGCTCATGGTGTGAGTGGACAGTCGGTGGCAACTCAGTAG
- a CDS encoding hydroxymethylpyrimidine/phosphomethylpyrimidine kinase — MAETPPVVLTIAGFDPSSGAGVTADIKTIASHGCYGIACITALTVQSTAGVRRIEALDPGLVTDTLEELAADIEIGAIHVGMLGSGKVVTAVADFLSGRFAGQLASPPAARSGNRAGKTRLPNIVLDPILKASSGAELLDAAGTRRLIEQLIPVADVVTPNVDEAAVLTGIPVKDVDAMKAAAGILHQMGAPAVVITGGHLDKALDLLSFTTERGIEQEVFKAEKQRSNSTHGTGCAFSTAMACHLALDRGLAEATLLAKTYVSAAISNGHPLGRGTGPVHHLYRMGQQRRAATSGGSESSGSQEH; from the coding sequence ATGGCCGAAACACCACCTGTTGTACTTACCATTGCGGGCTTCGACCCCTCTTCCGGGGCTGGAGTAACCGCCGACATTAAGACCATCGCCAGCCATGGCTGCTATGGCATTGCCTGCATCACAGCGCTGACTGTTCAATCCACTGCGGGGGTTCGCCGGATCGAGGCCTTAGATCCGGGGCTTGTGACGGATACCCTTGAAGAACTGGCAGCCGACATCGAGATTGGCGCCATTCATGTTGGTATGCTGGGGTCTGGAAAGGTAGTTACGGCGGTCGCCGATTTCCTTTCTGGTCGATTCGCTGGCCAACTCGCAAGTCCACCCGCGGCCCGCTCGGGCAATCGAGCGGGAAAAACTCGCCTGCCGAATATCGTGCTCGATCCCATCCTCAAGGCGTCGTCCGGGGCCGAACTGCTGGATGCGGCTGGAACCCGGCGGTTGATCGAACAGCTTATTCCCGTAGCCGATGTGGTGACTCCGAATGTCGATGAGGCCGCCGTCCTGACCGGTATTCCAGTCAAGGACGTGGACGCCATGAAAGCGGCCGCGGGGATACTGCACCAAATGGGCGCGCCCGCCGTCGTTATCACCGGAGGGCATCTCGACAAAGCCCTGGATCTTCTCAGCTTCACGACTGAGCGTGGGATTGAGCAGGAAGTGTTCAAAGCCGAAAAACAGCGTTCTAACTCAACCCACGGGACCGGATGCGCATTTTCGACCGCCATGGCCTGCCACCTGGCACTTGACCGGGGCTTGGCGGAAGCAACTCTTCTCGCCAAAACGTATGTGTCGGCGGCAATCTCCAACGGACATCCTTTGGGCCGGGGCACCGGACCAGTACATCATCTTTACCGTATGGGCCAGCAGCGCCGCGCCGCCACTTCAGGAGGCAGTGAATCTTCAGGAAGTCAGGAGCACTAA
- a CDS encoding septal ring lytic transglycosylase RlpA family protein: MRRLIARGLAIACLIVGLGAAQGPNISEAKAAPFSSSQKQPVIRPQAAKAKPYQVGTASWYGQIFEGKPTASGEPYEMHDMTAAHLTLPMGSYVRVTNLRNGRAVVVRVNDRGPIVPGRIIDLSYGAAQALQFRQRGLQRVRLDLVNPPQQKAAYQTVAYNHPPVEKLP, from the coding sequence ATGCGAAGATTGATAGCTCGTGGACTGGCGATTGCTTGTCTGATCGTCGGCCTAGGGGCGGCTCAGGGACCGAACATCTCGGAGGCGAAGGCAGCCCCGTTTAGTTCAAGCCAAAAGCAACCCGTAATCCGCCCACAGGCAGCTAAAGCGAAACCTTACCAAGTTGGGACCGCGTCCTGGTATGGCCAGATTTTCGAGGGAAAACCAACCGCCAGCGGCGAGCCGTACGAGATGCACGATATGACGGCTGCCCACCTGACGCTTCCCATGGGAAGCTATGTGCGGGTCACGAACCTGCGCAATGGCCGAGCCGTAGTGGTCCGGGTGAATGACCGTGGACCGATCGTTCCGGGCCGGATTATCGACCTATCCTATGGCGCCGCACAAGCGCTGCAATTCCGGCAGCGTGGACTGCAACGCGTACGTCTGGATCTGGTGAATCCGCCGCAGCAAAAGGCGGCGTACCAGACTGTCGCCTATAACCATCCCCCGGTAGAAAAACTCCCGTAA
- the pyrF gene encoding orotidine-5'-phosphate decarboxylase, with translation MPTSLTSIPDGGSGYRGEDLRHGNLRSDIGDDDPRRRLIVALDVSSAAAAQKVVTAVGDSALTFKVGMQLYTAEGPQIVRDLLASGRRVFLDLKYHDIPNTVGAAVSEAAKLGVSMLTVHATGSGKMLRAAVEAAKGGTDLMVLAVTVLTSMDESDLETIGMQGTVQESVVRLASIALANGCRGVVASAREASTLRAELGHKFAIVTPGVRPAGGSVQDQVRVVTPAEAIAAGATHIVVGRPITEAADPAAAARAILGEIGAGSRAL, from the coding sequence ATGCCGACATCCCTAACCAGCATTCCAGACGGCGGCTCCGGCTACCGCGGCGAAGATTTGCGCCACGGGAATTTAAGGAGCGATATTGGCGACGATGATCCGCGCCGGCGGCTCATCGTCGCTTTGGATGTGTCTTCCGCCGCCGCCGCACAGAAGGTTGTGACGGCGGTGGGAGACTCCGCATTAACCTTCAAGGTGGGCATGCAGCTCTATACCGCCGAAGGTCCGCAAATAGTGCGGGACTTGCTGGCGTCCGGGCGGCGCGTGTTTCTCGACCTGAAATATCACGACATTCCAAACACTGTGGGCGCGGCGGTAAGCGAAGCGGCGAAGCTCGGGGTAAGCATGCTGACCGTGCACGCCACTGGAAGCGGCAAGATGTTGCGGGCGGCGGTGGAAGCGGCCAAGGGCGGCACCGATTTGATGGTGCTGGCGGTGACTGTGCTTACCAGCATGGATGAAAGCGACTTGGAAACCATTGGCATGCAAGGGACAGTGCAAGAAAGCGTTGTGCGTCTGGCTTCGATTGCGCTGGCAAACGGCTGCCGAGGGGTAGTCGCGTCGGCGCGCGAGGCGTCAACGCTACGTGCGGAGTTGGGGCACAAGTTCGCTATTGTGACTCCGGGAGTGCGTCCGGCAGGCGGCAGCGTGCAGGATCAGGTCCGCGTCGTCACCCCAGCCGAGGCCATCGCAGCCGGAGCCACGCACATCGTGGTCGGGCGTCCGATCACGGAAGCGGCGGACCCGGCGGCGGCGGCGCGGGCGATTCTGGGGGAGATTGGCGCGGGATCGCGTGCCCTATAG
- the murQ gene encoding N-acetylmuramic acid 6-phosphate etherase, giving the protein MTRTRKTKSDLRRLPTEQILPAAKDLDRMSSLEIVRLMNAQDATVATAVQRALPQIARAIDAVVAGLRHGGRLIYVGAGTSGRIGALDASEIPPTFNTDPRTVQFIMAGGPKALGSSTEASEDDTALAIAEMKKRKPGKRDVVVGIASSGRTPFTIAAAEYARRRGARTIALTCNRDSPLERAADFAIVTEVGAEVLAGSSRMKAGTAHKMVLNMISTGAMTRLGYVYGNLMVNVWTKNEKLIQRAIRIVEQATGADHEAASQALKASGNRTPVAVVMLAAGVNKTKAGAALKKTKGHVRQAIASARSEK; this is encoded by the coding sequence TTGACCCGCACCCGCAAGACGAAATCAGATCTCCGCCGGTTGCCCACCGAACAGATTCTTCCCGCCGCGAAAGATCTCGATCGCATGTCCTCGCTCGAAATCGTTCGCCTCATGAACGCTCAAGATGCAACCGTCGCCACGGCTGTCCAGCGGGCTCTTCCGCAGATTGCTCGCGCCATTGACGCCGTCGTCGCTGGACTTCGCCATGGCGGACGGCTGATCTACGTTGGCGCCGGCACCAGTGGCCGCATTGGCGCGCTCGACGCCTCCGAGATCCCACCAACTTTCAATACCGATCCCCGCACCGTCCAATTCATCATGGCCGGAGGCCCCAAAGCTCTCGGCTCTTCCACCGAAGCCAGCGAAGATGACACCGCTCTCGCCATCGCAGAAATGAAGAAGCGCAAACCTGGCAAGCGCGATGTCGTCGTCGGCATCGCCAGCAGCGGACGAACTCCGTTCACCATCGCTGCCGCCGAATACGCCCGCCGCCGCGGCGCGCGCACGATCGCACTCACCTGCAACCGCGATTCCCCGCTCGAACGAGCTGCCGATTTCGCCATCGTCACTGAAGTCGGCGCAGAAGTCCTCGCCGGATCTTCTCGAATGAAGGCCGGCACCGCTCACAAAATGGTTCTAAATATGATCTCCACCGGAGCTATGACGCGGCTCGGCTATGTCTACGGCAACCTCATGGTCAACGTCTGGACCAAGAACGAAAAGCTGATCCAGCGCGCGATTCGCATTGTCGAACAAGCCACCGGAGCCGATCACGAGGCCGCGAGCCAGGCTCTCAAGGCCAGCGGCAATCGCACGCCGGTCGCAGTAGTAATGCTGGCGGCAGGCGTCAATAAAACCAAAGCCGGCGCCGCATTAAAGAAAACAAAAGGGCACGTCCGCCAAGCGATTGCGTCCGCAAGAAGTGAGAAATGA
- the murA gene encoding UDP-N-acetylglucosamine 1-carboxyvinyltransferase — translation MDKFVIRGGEPLLGTVRVSGAKNAALPCMAAALLTDQPVILENIPQVRDIQTTRNLLAAMGAEVELGYGRAQHRTTIHCANLSSPEASYELVKTMRSSTLVLGPLVARCGRAHVSLPGGCAIGSRPIDLHIKGLESLGAKITQEHGYVTASADRLKGAEIVFDKITVTGTEDLLMAATLADGETILQNCAREPEVADLADLLNKMGAKIEGAGTATIRVKGVSKLNGAKHRIIPDRIEAGTFIIAGAMTGGDLNIAGCDPAHLDALLSKLHEVGVKTKSSADSVRVMGDNPFIAADLSTEEHPGFPTDCQAQFMALATQAEGTSIITENIFENRFMHAQELVRMGANIKIEGRRAVVRGKTPLSAAAVLASDLRASASLVLAALVADGETIIDRVYHIDRGYEHIEEKLKGVGAQIRRIGEMFPKKAAAVK, via the coding sequence ATGGACAAGTTCGTAATCCGCGGCGGAGAGCCGCTGCTCGGCACGGTGCGCGTCAGCGGCGCGAAGAATGCCGCGCTGCCCTGCATGGCCGCCGCCCTGCTCACCGATCAGCCGGTCATCTTAGAAAATATTCCGCAGGTGCGCGACATCCAGACCACGCGCAATCTGCTTGCCGCCATGGGCGCCGAGGTCGAACTCGGCTACGGACGCGCCCAGCACCGCACGACAATCCACTGCGCCAATCTCTCCAGTCCCGAAGCCTCGTACGAATTGGTCAAGACCATGCGCTCCTCGACGCTGGTGCTCGGCCCGCTGGTGGCCCGCTGCGGGCGCGCTCATGTTTCTCTGCCCGGCGGCTGCGCCATTGGATCGAGGCCCATCGATCTACACATCAAAGGCCTCGAGAGTCTCGGCGCGAAGATTACGCAGGAACACGGCTACGTCACCGCCAGCGCCGACCGCCTCAAAGGCGCGGAAATTGTTTTCGACAAGATCACGGTCACCGGCACCGAAGACCTGCTCATGGCCGCGACTCTCGCCGACGGTGAAACGATTCTTCAAAACTGCGCTCGCGAGCCCGAAGTCGCCGACCTCGCCGACCTGCTGAATAAAATGGGAGCGAAGATCGAAGGCGCGGGCACCGCGACCATCCGCGTGAAAGGCGTCAGCAAGCTCAACGGCGCGAAGCACCGCATTATTCCCGATCGCATCGAAGCCGGAACCTTCATCATCGCGGGCGCCATGACCGGAGGCGATCTCAACATCGCCGGCTGCGATCCCGCGCATCTTGACGCGCTGCTCAGCAAACTGCACGAAGTCGGCGTCAAAACAAAATCCTCCGCCGACTCCGTTCGCGTGATGGGAGACAATCCTTTCATCGCCGCCGACTTATCGACGGAAGAGCATCCCGGCTTCCCGACGGACTGTCAGGCGCAATTCATGGCGCTGGCCACGCAGGCCGAAGGCACCAGCATCATCACGGAAAATATTTTCGAGAACCGTTTCATGCACGCGCAGGAACTGGTGCGCATGGGCGCCAACATCAAGATCGAAGGTCGCCGCGCCGTCGTCCGGGGGAAGACTCCGCTCAGCGCCGCCGCCGTGCTGGCCAGCGATCTGCGCGCCTCCGCTTCGCTTGTCCTCGCCGCCCTGGTCGCCGATGGAGAAACCATCATCGACCGTGTCTACCACATCGACCGCGGCTACGAGCACATCGAAGAAAAGTTGAAGGGAGTCGGAGCGCAAATCCGCCGCATCGGAGAGATGTTTCCCAAGAAAGCAGCGGCGGTAAAGTAA